The following are encoded together in the Veillonellaceae bacterium genome:
- a CDS encoding CYTH domain-containing protein: MGKNTETELKLQITDRKIWCDILESSRIAEYIQPNSLGYETLEACYYDTPQRALRHAGLAYRIRREGGQWVATVKGGGKSAGGLHMRQEWNVPVKDCMPSIKPFLNTTVGERIQTLVGQDKLMLLFITRFERRTAMLKTPDGSIVEAAADRGEIIAGDNREQIMELELELKAGCTAALLELGAALAEQYPLLLEPRSKYYRGLLIAGLAQDDYRCAAEVETDKENEQALISAVTQVLNAQSCFLRLADRAENILALRHCAAYLAQVITAHKAEMRSELYKAIHDELDRFQRAVNNKQGDDLFAILGTGRYTALLLKLWAWAVKRNPEGD, encoded by the coding sequence ATGGGTAAAAATACTGAAACTGAACTAAAACTGCAAATAACAGATCGTAAGATATGGTGCGATATACTGGAGTCTTCGCGAATAGCTGAATATATCCAGCCTAACTCGCTCGGCTATGAAACATTGGAAGCGTGTTACTACGATACCCCGCAGCGAGCGCTTCGTCACGCCGGTTTAGCCTATCGTATTCGCCGTGAAGGCGGGCAGTGGGTTGCCACAGTAAAGGGCGGGGGCAAATCAGCAGGCGGACTCCATATGCGGCAGGAATGGAATGTTCCGGTTAAGGACTGTATGCCTAGTATAAAGCCATTTTTAAACACAACGGTAGGAGAAAGAATCCAGACTTTAGTTGGGCAGGACAAGTTGATGCTGCTGTTTATCACCAGATTTGAGCGGCGAACTGCTATGCTGAAGACACCTGATGGCAGCATTGTCGAGGCAGCTGCTGACCGCGGTGAAATTATTGCGGGCGATAACCGTGAACAGATCATGGAATTAGAGCTGGAGCTTAAAGCCGGCTGTACCGCCGCACTGCTTGAATTGGGCGCAGCTTTGGCTGAGCAGTATCCCTTACTTTTAGAACCGCGCAGCAAGTATTACCGTGGCTTGCTCATAGCTGGACTTGCTCAAGATGATTACCGCTGTGCTGCTGAAGTAGAAACCGATAAAGAAAATGAGCAGGCCCTGATATCGGCTGTAACCCAGGTATTAAATGCGCAGTCCTGTTTTCTGCGCCTGGCAGACAGAGCCGAAAATATCCTGGCATTGAGACATTGTGCAGCTTATTTGGCACAGGTTATTACCGCTCATAAGGCCGAAATGCGGTCTGAACTATACAAGGCAATCCATGATGAGCTAGACCGTTTTCAACGCGCTGTCAACAATAAACAGGGCGACGATCTTTTTGCGATACTAGGTACCGGCCGCTATACAGCATTATTGTTAAAACTGTGGGCATGGGCTGTAAAAAGAAACCCAGAAGGCGATTAA